The Candidatus Bathyarchaeota archaeon nucleotide sequence TTATTAATATCCTCAAACCTTTTATCTGAATAGCTTCTTAAATCTTCAAACCTTTTATTTATATCTTCAAATCGCTTATCGCTATAGCTTTTTAATTCTTCAAACCTTTTATCTATCGCGTTAAATCTTTTTTCCATAAATTCTAAAAGCATTTTAATATCTTCTTTAGTTGCGAATCTATCCCATGGAGCTAATTTAAGCATTAAATTAGTTAAGGCGTTAGGCTTTTTTTCTAAAGCCTCAACTATAACTTCAGGATGACGCTTAATAACAGCTAAAAATTCTTCTTCACTCATTTAAATCAACCATGGCTAAAAATAATAAAGCTATTATAGCTTAAAAACCTTGTTTACCTTTAATTAATTTATTTAGATGCATAACTGCATTAATAATTTTCGCTTCTTTAATTTCAAGGCATGCTTTTTAAGTATTTAAAGCTTAATTATCGCATAATCAGTGAATGCAGCCCTTTTAATCAATAAATTCATCTTTAAATTATTTAAACCATAATTAATGAAATTTTACAAGAATGGGCTTTAATTAAATTATTTTTATCTTTTTTATCTTCAAAACGTTAGAAAAGCCTAAAGAATATTTTGATATTTCAACTTTTTCGATTAAGCAAACTTTCTTATTCTGAAAGTTTTTTCACTTATAATTATCAGTTTACCTTTCACGTTTGTTAAACTTATCGCTTTAACCAATAGTCTTTCATTAGGGTTTGTTGTAACTGTTCCTATTAATATCGCTCCATCCGATGGCTTCTATATCCTAAACACCAGCTCTTTAAACTCTTTATCTTCCGTTACCAGACTCACGTGTTTATCGATTGCCGATTTCCCTCAGTCTCCAACAAATAAAACCTCATCCAGCTTTGGATAAAAGCATCGTGAAACGTTTGCCAATGCATTCATTAACAAAGAATTTTATCGTTTTATTTTGCAGCAGACATCATCTCCTCACCTGCAATGAGACTTATGAATGAAATATTAAAGGATAAACACCAATAAAGTTATGAGGCTTATGAACATTCGCTTATCTATTAACAATCCCTAAAACTTTATATTTTCTTTAATATTTCTAGAAATTCTTCTTTTGTTAAACCAGCTTCTGCGATTATCTCGAGGAGTAATCCTTTTTTTATTTCATTATGTTTTGGTATAGGGACGATATAGCTGTTTTTGACAAGAATCATATGACTTCCTTTCTGTCTTACGGTTTTGAAACCGGCTTTAATTAATGCTTTAACAACGTCACGCCATGACAATATGGGGAGCTTCAACAGTTACTTCAACCTTTTCTCCTTTAACCTTACCCTTTAAAAGCTCTATTTTAACCTCTAAATAGCCTTCTATAGCCTCCTTAATATTAGCTATAGCTTCCTCTCTAGTCTCTCCTTGGCTAGCAACAGGCAACTCTAAACATTTAACCACAAAGCCCCCCTCCTCCGCAGGCTCTAATATCACAGTAAACGTGCGTGCAACCATAAAATTCTCCTCAACCTAAAGAATATGAAAATACCAGTATATAAGGCTTAAATCGTTTTTCCTTTTATAAAAGAAATTTCAGCATTAAAGCAATGAAGCCTAAAATGAGCTTAAGCAAAGCGACTACAGCGCTCCATCCTTTTCAAGCTCCCTTAATTTGTTAAAAGCATTTTCCACTGTTACGCTTCTCTAATTAAACCTTTCATAAAATTCACTTATAAAGAAGTACTCTAGCTTTAGAGCAGTCGATTCACATTATTATAGTGAAAGTAATATGTCGAAAGTTAATACTGAAAAATTTTAAACATTCATAAGTTTAGAGCATACCTTTAGGTGAGAAGAACCATATTTTATTCCATTCTTCACTCGCTATTATTGAATTTTTGGAAAAAGCCTAAAGATTAATGCATTAAATATATAAAATCCGGCTTTTAACAACATAAAATTAAAAACCATATAATAAAACTCATTTTAATTCTCTTACAATAGATGTTAATGTAAGCAATATTACAGCTGTGAATAAGAGAAGTAAGCTTCTAATCGCTGCACCTTTCCTA carries:
- a CDS encoding type II toxin-antitoxin system HicA family toxin produces the protein MLKLPILSWRDVVKALIKAGFKTVRQKGSHMILVKNSYIVPIPKHNEIKKGLLLEIIAEAGLTKEEFLEILKKI
- a CDS encoding type II toxin-antitoxin system HicB family antitoxin translates to MVARTFTVILEPAEEGGFVVKCLELPVASQGETREEAIANIKEAIEGYLEVKIELLKGKVKGEKVEVTVEAPHIVMA